The Poriferisphaera corsica DNA segment CAATGCTTCGAAGCATCTAGGAAGTATCGTGACAGATCTGCAGGATACGGCTGATAATTTCTTTTCAAATTCAGTTAGCCGAATCAATGTCATTGGCGATTCGTCGACATGGTCGCTGTATGCAAATGTAGATTTCCATGATGATGCTCAAGCACTTCAATCGATTGATGAATTTGCTGAAGGTCTATTTGAACGCGTTACAGGGCAGAAAGGTAAAGGAATCCTTGGCTGGGCGTTAACCAATGCGATCAAGGGCGTTTTAAAGTTAGCTGGTGTCGATCTGTTTAGTACATTGGACTGGGATGCATACCTGCCTGAAAACAATGTATATGAGGAATATGCTCTGGCATCGACAGGCAACTTAAATCTCACTTCAGTTCCAGAACCTGCGAGCTTTGCGTTATTAGGATTAGGCGGGTTAATGATGCTACGCAGACGCCATTAAATTTTCTAAATTATGTTGCGGCAGCTTACAGATCTGCAAATCCTACTGAATCTGAATACACAACCAATAAGGATATTGATATGTTTCAAATTTAGTCTAGCTGCCTAAATTAACATTGCTGCAACGCACCCTGATCATAGGGTGCGTTTTTATCAAACCGATGGAAGTACGTCTAAAAAAAGCAGCACCGTCTAAATCGGTGCTGCTTTATAGTCAAAATAATGTCTAAATCTAGAGCTTTGCGAGAATTCCTGAAAGACGCTTCATCTCTTTGAGGAGCTTCTTACCTTGAGCTGTAATTTCCCATTTGAAAACGGGTTCTTTTTTCGTCTTTTTCGCACGGATCAGACCACGATCGGCAAGACGACGAGTCACGATGTACTGATAGTTATAGGCGACTTCGATCTTAACGTGCTTCTGGTAGTACTGTGCAATCTCGGAAGAGGTCAATGGCTGGTATTTTTCAATGACAGCCAATATCAGAGCCTGATGAAAAGTGATTCCGTGTGAGTGTTTGTCGCTAGGCATTTCTTATTCTCCAGAGTAAGCCCCGTCAAATGGATTTGTCCGAAAATGGGTTCTAATACTTCAATCCGGGGGCAGCTATCTGCTGCATTGGCTATTGTACTGAGCTAAACAAAACTTTCTACTCCATCTAACGATTAGATGTTGAAATTTATAGCACTATAGATGTTCCCATGGCAAGAAATATCAGCAAGGTAGTCTGTGGTTTAGGCTCATTCTAGAAGTGAAAAGGGATTTTAATCAATCAAACACATCAATTGAATAGACACTATAGAGATTGCCCTAACATATGCATTGAATATGCGCCCATTTCCGTACTGGATCTTGATGCGCAAGCTAAGTATAGAATTGGAAAGATAGGCAGCAGCTTCCATAACATGCGAAGTAGCTATCAAGCTTATCGATCAAAGGGCATATCAATTGGATGTGAATATTATGAAATTTCTTTGAGAACGTTTTCAGCCAGTTCTTTTTCAGCACCATCCAGCGATTCCATCGCTTCATTCAGTAGCATCTTTGCCCGATTGTGATGTGAAAGATAGCGTCCGTAAATCAAGCCAAGAATAAGTCTTACATGATTCTTTTGCGGGTATGCTGCATAAGTTTTAAGAAATATTTCGTATGCTTGTGCTGCAGAGTCGTACCGCGCATCGGCCATGAGCTGGTTGGCGACGTCTAATTGATGCTGCATTGAGAGGACTTGATCAGGAGATGTTGCCAAGAGCTGCTCATAAAGTTTGGCTGCATGAGCCATGTTCTGTTGCGCGACTGCAGCTGTGATTTGTGCCCGTAGATCCACTAACTGCTGCTCTTCCGGTGAAAACGTGTGCGGCACATCGGATTCGGCTGAAATAGTTGAGATATTAGACTGCCAAGGTGATCCTTCAACCGCCACCATGCGTTTAAATTGCGAGCGTCTACGCCGTCGCTCGATGAGCGCGAGCAGATCGTAAGGTTCTCGCGGGAAAAGTCGTATGAGCAATAATGCCATGCACAAGCCAAATCCAAAAATGTAGCCTGAGATATGTGCAATATAAGCAACGTTACCGCTACCAAAGAAGTTAAACAGGATATCTTGAGCCACACGAAAGAGTATGAGTACGATGCCAGTGACTTCGAAATAATCAACGACAAATATAACCCAGTAAAAAATCGTAATATTAGACAGTGGGAAAAGTGCGAGGTAAGCACCTGTTACACCCGCAATAGCTCCTGAAGCACCAAGACAAGGGGAATCTTTAAACGCGGCATGCCCTAATGCGGCAACAATGCCTGCGGCTAAATAGAAGAAGAGATATCCTAAATGGCCTAAACGATCTTCAACGTTGTTCCCAAATACATATAGGAAGATTAGGTTGCCGAATAGGTGCCAAACACCTGCATGCAAAAACTGGTAGGAAAAGAACTGGTAGAAATGTAGATCCCCTGGACGCAGATAGTAATCGGTGACAGGGAAATATTGCGAAATAAGCTGTTGAATCGTGAGACCTTGCTGGCTCGCTGCGGCTGCGAATCTAGCGTAATTTTCTGGACTTAGGGCAGCTTGTGCCCCAAGAATCTGCTGATAGGTAACTAAATATATCACGATATTTAACGTGATAAGTGCATAGTTAATCCATGGCTTGCGTTTGAGCGGGCGGTCCGTTTTGACGGGAAAAAACAGCATACGATGCGAATATATCCTTGTTTTATCAGGCA contains these protein-coding regions:
- a CDS encoding helix-turn-helix domain-containing protein gives rise to the protein MPSDKHSHGITFHQALILAVIEKYQPLTSSEIAQYYQKHVKIEVAYNYQYIVTRRLADRGLIRAKKTKKEPVFKWEITAQGKKLLKEMKRLSGILAKL
- a CDS encoding PEP-CTERM sorting domain-containing protein (PEP-CTERM proteins occur, often in large numbers, in the proteomes of bacteria that also encode an exosortase, a predicted intramembrane cysteine proteinase. The presence of a PEP-CTERM domain at a protein's C-terminus predicts cleavage within the sorting domain, followed by covalent anchoring to some some component of the (usually Gram-negative) cell surface. Many PEP-CTERM proteins exhibit an unusual sequence composition that includes large numbers of potential glycosylation sites. Expression of one such protein has been shown restore the ability of a bacterium to form floc, a type of biofilm.) — translated: MMKSFGFLRYSLITVFAFGLVFSCSNVYAGIMLEFDYISQGKDAEEQAVEGGKAWGDAHFYLLGGGPNLEQLALTHSVRVSAWRSDQSGNASKHLGSIVTDLQDTADNFFSNSVSRINVIGDSSTWSLYANVDFHDDAQALQSIDEFAEGLFERVTGQKGKGILGWALTNAIKGVLKLAGVDLFSTLDWDAYLPENNVYEEYALASTGNLNLTSVPEPASFALLGLGGLMMLRRRH
- a CDS encoding rhomboid family intramembrane serine protease, whose amino-acid sequence is MLFFPVKTDRPLKRKPWINYALITLNIVIYLVTYQQILGAQAALSPENYARFAAAASQQGLTIQQLISQYFPVTDYYLRPGDLHFYQFFSYQFLHAGVWHLFGNLIFLYVFGNNVEDRLGHLGYLFFYLAAGIVAALGHAAFKDSPCLGASGAIAGVTGAYLALFPLSNITIFYWVIFVVDYFEVTGIVLILFRVAQDILFNFFGSGNVAYIAHISGYIFGFGLCMALLLIRLFPREPYDLLALIERRRRRSQFKRMVAVEGSPWQSNISTISAESDVPHTFSPEEQQLVDLRAQITAAVAQQNMAHAAKLYEQLLATSPDQVLSMQHQLDVANQLMADARYDSAAQAYEIFLKTYAAYPQKNHVRLILGLIYGRYLSHHNRAKMLLNEAMESLDGAEKELAENVLKEIS